The DNA window GCACGGCGGGTTGCGAGAATCTACCGGCTGAGCAGGATCTCGACGTTGGACAGTTTACTACCTTTCCTCACATCGACCGTATTGTCGATCTCGCCACGGGACAACAGCCGACCGCGATTGTGGCCGGCCACTCATATGAGATCGATGGCGCGCTCTTTGGCCAGGACAATGGACTAATATCGTTTGACAAGCAGACCGTCGACGTGCCGGACATCGTCAGCTGGAGTTCCGAGCAAATCATTTTCACCCCAACTAAGAGTTTCAATGTTGGCATCGCGTTGACGGTTAGTAATGGAGAGGAGTCGGGCATTTTTTTGATGGGAGCGGGCGCCAACACCACGTCGTCCCTCTCCTCCGTTGACTCATCAGTAGCATCGGCATCCACTAGCTCATCTGTAACATCAGCAGCATCCACTACCTCGGCTTCGATGCCGCACTTTGCCGACGTAGCGTCGAGCGATCCCTATGCTGCCGCTATCGAATGGGCACAGAGTCATGGAATTATCCAGGGCTATCCTGACGATACCTTCCGGCCTGACGCAATCGTCAATCGCGCAGAATTCTTGAAGATCGTGCTGACTGCCGCTGGAGCGGTGGACGCCTCTTCATCCGGCACGAGTGGCTTCAAGGACGTTGACGGCATGGCGTGGTACGCACCATTCGTCGCGATCGGTAAATCGAAAGGCATCATCCAAGGCTATAGCGATGGCACATTCAAGCCCGACCAAGCGGTCAACTTTGCCGAGGGCTTGAAGATGGCGTACGAGGCGCTGGGAGTGAACACTGCCAACGTGAGCGGAGCGTGGTATGCTCCGTATCTCCAAGATGCAACAATAAACGACGTGCTATTTTCGAGTGACGTGAACTTGTCGATGCCGATGAGCCGCAAGGATGTCGTCTGGATCGCTTGGAAGCTGAGCACCCGAAACTGACGCTTTTTTCCTCATGACGGCGGGTCAACAACGAGTGACTTTCCAAAGATGCCTCTCCCTTTCGAGAGAGGCAATGCCGAAGATGTCCCAAGGTCGGATCACGTCGGCTTAGTCGCGTGGAACTCTTCCTCAGCGCGGCAATCTGGGCACCAGCCCAGGTGTGTCCACCAATCGAGTGCGGAATGCCCTTTGGGAGCCTCATCGGCTGAATACGTTTTGCACGATTCGGCATAGGTTTGTACCTCGTCGACCTCCGTCCAGCCCTGTTGAATCGCCTTGGCCAATTCATCGGCAGTGATGCCGTCGAAGTCTTGGCGGTCGCATACCATGCACGCGAGCCGTATTTCTCCGCTCATCGTGTCCTCCTGTTAAAGATCCTGGGAAACCAGCCAAAAGGATGCACGAGGCGGAGCGGCCGCGCAAGGGAACCGGGCAAGAGGCCATCGAATTTGGCCGAAAGCTGCGAAGGTGGTAAGATAGGGTCATGACTCCGAAGATCACCCCCGAACAACGCGAGGCCCTCGATCACAGCGACGGGCCAGTGTCTGTCAAAGACGAACAGACTAACCGTGTCTATTTCCTAGTCGACGAAACGACCTTCCACACGATGCAACAGCAAGAAGACCTGGCCGCGATTCGAGAGGGGATCGCCGACATGGAGGCTGGACGCCTCGTGACGCTTGATGAACTCGACGCTCGTATCCGGGCTCGTCTCGGCCTACCGTCGAAAGCATGAACTTTACCGTCGTGACGACTGAGCGTGCTGCTCGCGAGATCGAAGACGCGGCAGCTTGGTGGGCTCACGAACGTTCTGTTGAGCAGGCGGAACGCTGGTATCAGGGCATCCGTGCAGCGATTGTGGGACTTTCGGCGATGCCCGATCGGTGCCCGATTGCGGCAGAATATAAGTCGGTGCCATACGAAGTTCGCGAGCTTCACTATGGGCTTGGCTCAAGACCGACCCACCGCATCGTTTTTACGATCGTTCGGGATACGGTGCTCGTGCTCACTGTCCGACACGAGGCACGGGGCGACTTGCTAGCCGGCGACCTCTCCTGACGCGTACTTCACGGATCAAAAACCGCCATCAAGCCGTGAAGGCGCCCACGCCCCATCATTTTGCGGGCAGCGCATAAGCGAAGTCAGTTGCTTGCATTATCTTACGGAGAGGCATAAAACCGTGCTAGCAGCGGTTTTCTCGCGGCGATCTGCCGCCTCCTCGCTGGTTGCATTCCTGTACCGTCGCACTACTTTTTCCTCTAGTTAGCGTATGGCCGACACCATCCAATGCCCGAATTGTAAGTACGAAATCGAGGTCACCGAGGTGCTCTCGGCACAGCTCCGTCACGAGCTGCGAAAAGAGTTCGACGCCGAGCAGCGCCAGAAGGATGCCGCACTGACGGAGCGCGAGACTGCCCTGAAGCTCGGACAAATCGAGCTGACACGAGCCAAAGAAACGATCGATGAGCAAGTGGCCGAACAATTGCAGAAAGAGCGACAACGTATTGCGGACGAGGCCCTGCACCGGGCGAAGGCCCAGGT is part of the Pirellulales bacterium genome and encodes:
- a CDS encoding S-layer homology domain-containing protein codes for the protein TAGCENLPAEQDLDVGQFTTFPHIDRIVDLATGQQPTAIVAGHSYEIDGALFGQDNGLISFDKQTVDVPDIVSWSSEQIIFTPTKSFNVGIALTVSNGEESGIFLMGAGANTTSSLSSVDSSVASASTSSSVTSAASTTSASMPHFADVASSDPYAAAIEWAQSHGIIQGYPDDTFRPDAIVNRAEFLKIVLTAAGAVDASSSGTSGFKDVDGMAWYAPFVAIGKSKGIIQGYSDGTFKPDQAVNFAEGLKMAYEALGVNTANVSGAWYAPYLQDATINDVLFSSDVNLSMPMSRKDVVWIAWKLSTRN
- a CDS encoding type II toxin-antitoxin system RelE/ParE family toxin codes for the protein MNFTVVTTERAAREIEDAAAWWAHERSVEQAERWYQGIRAAIVGLSAMPDRCPIAAEYKSVPYEVRELHYGLGSRPTHRIVFTIVRDTVLVLTVRHEARGDLLAGDLS